One Solidesulfovibrio fructosivorans JJ] DNA segment encodes these proteins:
- a CDS encoding methyl-accepting chemotaxis protein codes for MRLSLRTKFFTPILAIVVIGMAVLVAVNDHTTNSALKYVEGQSMTLLCQSMAKDITGTVASNLKILASFAKTPLFISAAKGQDAAAANAMLDTMVAGMTGADYANIFDPQGTSVASTNEKSVGKIKVPDRDYFRMVTQEDKADVVSKAIVSRTTGKAAVVLAQPIRDASGKLVGVLNSGMDLESLTNDLAATKIGRTGYAFILDGQGMVLAHPDKSLLMKTDFATTEAGKRILATTRTAVLAYHDAAGDHLVAVTKEPKTGWLFAVETPLAEFRAITGAATRQNILIALGVTLAILAAIIILMRVFVLSGLRRCVDFAAAVARGQHDHQLDIHSRDELQALGDALSSMNESIMASLGEAKAKGEEAIAQAARAAEALEEARKATTAAEEAKTQGLLIAANRLQGVMQALTEGSSQLAEEVATVVSSVGEQERRTAETATAMEQMNATVLEVAKNAGAAAAKAASARSQALEGRDVVEKSLEAISRVDAVSREVKAGMDALGEKAQAIGAIMNVISDIADQTNLLALNAAIEAARAGEAGRGFAVVADEVRKLAEKTMVATKEVGASIGAIQTGARDSMQKVDEATAAVANATELAGESEAALRAIVDLVDETSEQVQGIATAAEEQSAASEQISRAEEDVSRLSGDIARGMRESSSVVENMTRQVDALEEMVSAFRDNCVGSDC; via the coding sequence ATGCGCCTGTCACTTCGCACCAAGTTCTTCACGCCTATTTTGGCCATCGTCGTCATCGGCATGGCGGTCCTGGTCGCGGTAAACGACCATACGACAAACTCCGCGCTGAAATACGTCGAGGGCCAGTCCATGACGCTCTTGTGCCAGTCCATGGCCAAGGACATCACCGGCACCGTGGCCTCCAACCTCAAGATCCTGGCCAGCTTCGCCAAGACGCCGCTTTTCATCAGCGCTGCCAAGGGCCAGGACGCCGCGGCGGCCAACGCCATGCTCGACACCATGGTCGCCGGCATGACCGGAGCCGACTACGCCAATATCTTCGACCCGCAAGGAACCTCGGTCGCCTCGACAAACGAAAAAAGCGTGGGCAAGATCAAGGTGCCGGACCGGGACTACTTCCGTATGGTGACGCAAGAGGACAAGGCCGACGTCGTGTCCAAGGCCATCGTCAGCCGCACCACCGGCAAGGCGGCCGTGGTCCTGGCCCAGCCCATCCGCGACGCCTCGGGCAAGCTCGTGGGCGTGCTCAATAGCGGCATGGACCTCGAGTCGCTGACCAACGACCTTGCCGCCACCAAGATCGGCCGGACCGGCTACGCCTTCATCCTCGACGGGCAGGGCATGGTCCTGGCCCATCCGGACAAGTCCCTGCTCATGAAGACCGACTTCGCCACGACCGAGGCGGGCAAGCGCATCCTGGCCACGACCCGGACCGCCGTGCTCGCCTATCACGACGCCGCCGGGGACCACCTGGTCGCCGTCACCAAGGAGCCCAAGACCGGCTGGCTGTTCGCGGTCGAAACCCCGCTGGCCGAATTTAGAGCCATCACCGGCGCGGCCACGCGCCAAAACATTCTCATCGCCCTGGGTGTCACCCTGGCCATCCTGGCCGCCATCATCATCCTTATGCGCGTGTTCGTCCTCAGCGGCCTGCGCCGGTGCGTGGATTTCGCCGCCGCCGTGGCCCGGGGCCAACACGATCACCAGTTGGACATCCACAGCCGCGACGAGCTGCAAGCCCTTGGCGACGCGCTGAGTTCCATGAATGAAAGCATCATGGCCAGCCTCGGCGAGGCCAAGGCCAAGGGCGAGGAGGCCATCGCCCAGGCAGCCCGCGCGGCCGAGGCCCTGGAAGAGGCCAGGAAGGCCACGACCGCGGCCGAAGAAGCCAAGACCCAGGGGCTGCTTATAGCCGCCAACCGACTCCAGGGCGTGATGCAGGCCCTGACCGAGGGTTCGTCCCAGCTGGCCGAGGAAGTCGCCACCGTGGTGTCCTCGGTGGGAGAGCAGGAGCGGCGCACGGCGGAAACCGCCACGGCCATGGAGCAGATGAACGCCACCGTGCTCGAGGTGGCCAAGAACGCGGGCGCGGCCGCGGCCAAGGCCGCCTCGGCCCGCAGCCAGGCCCTGGAAGGCCGCGACGTGGTGGAAAAGTCCTTGGAGGCCATAAGCCGCGTCGACGCCGTCTCCCGCGAGGTCAAAGCCGGCATGGACGCGCTGGGGGAAAAGGCGCAGGCCATCGGCGCCATCATGAACGTCATTTCCGACATCGCCGACCAGACCAACCTGCTGGCCCTCAACGCCGCCATCGAAGCGGCGAGAGCCGGCGAGGCCGGGCGGGGCTTCGCGGTCGTCGCCGACGAGGTGCGAAAGCTCGCCGAGAAGACCATGGTCGCCACCAAGGAAGTGGGGGCATCCATCGGCGCCATCCAGACCGGGGCGCGGGACAGCATGCAAAAGGTCGACGAGGCCACAGCGGCCGTGGCCAACGCCACGGAGCTGGCCGGGGAATCCGAGGCGGCGCTGCGCGCCATCGTCGATCTGGTCGACGAGACCTCGGAGCAAGTGCAGGGCATCGCCACGGCGGCCGAGGAACAATCGGCGGCCAGCGAGCAGATCAGCCGGGCCGAGGAGGACGTCAGCCGCCTGTCCGGGGATATCGCCCGGGGCATGCGGGAATCCTCGAGCGTGGTGGAGAACATGACCAGGCAGGTCGACGCCCTGGAGGAAATGGTGTCCGCGTTCAGGGATAATTGCGTCGGTTCGGACTGCTAA
- a CDS encoding toll/interleukin-1 receptor domain-containing protein gives MEEHREGGVFISYCRENTDIASILIECFEELRVPFWIDKRNIGGGLAWADEISSALKYCEVMVLLYSSESNKSTYVRNEVTIALEKDKTIIPIRIEDISISENWEVLLKHCQFADAFKNPRDELRKIAEHVYHTLQRIKNQPYDDKLLHKYNKKWTRKSKVLLAAATMATVAIVTIPVLTLHFNVATLTTSEATVPTPNVGTQAAATPTASIPIAAKAPAPVREAAVAAPATPPAVREAKKPEVTVAAPGRQYAALTPPPTTQPAQTRLRGDFDVNARIMRFLTNYLSNYNHGSVADVMGAYAPRVDFFGTPNKSKSSLYKDMAAYFDRWQKRRSRLHDDVRIVNTDDPTVKRVTFSYDFYRERGEKEKQSIQTRGYYKSPKDNRWCSSGLANDTLTLRILNNSIQIIGETQNAVTLDKPKNTCNVIP, from the coding sequence ATGGAAGAGCATAGGGAAGGTGGGGTTTTTATCAGTTATTGCCGGGAAAATACTGATATCGCGAGTATTCTTATTGAGTGCTTTGAGGAGCTTCGAGTCCCTTTCTGGATAGACAAGCGCAATATAGGAGGCGGCTTAGCGTGGGCGGACGAGATTTCTTCCGCTTTGAAGTATTGCGAAGTAATGGTTCTCCTTTACTCGTCCGAGTCGAATAAATCGACTTATGTCCGTAATGAAGTGACGATAGCATTGGAAAAGGATAAAACTATTATCCCGATTCGCATTGAGGATATTTCGATCTCCGAAAATTGGGAAGTCCTTTTAAAGCATTGTCAATTTGCGGATGCATTTAAAAATCCAAGGGATGAGCTTCGAAAGATAGCGGAGCATGTTTATCATACGTTGCAGAGGATAAAAAATCAGCCGTACGATGATAAGTTGCTCCATAAATACAACAAGAAGTGGACGCGAAAGAGCAAAGTTCTCCTTGCCGCCGCGACAATGGCCACCGTGGCCATTGTGACTATTCCTGTTCTCACGCTCCATTTCAATGTCGCGACCCTGACCACGAGCGAGGCCACGGTACCGACGCCAAATGTCGGGACACAGGCCGCCGCGACGCCCACAGCCTCCATCCCCATTGCGGCGAAAGCTCCCGCGCCTGTCCGGGAAGCCGCTGTGGCCGCGCCCGCAACGCCTCCGGCCGTGCGGGAAGCCAAAAAACCGGAAGTCACGGTTGCCGCGCCAGGGCGGCAGTACGCCGCCCTCACGCCGCCGCCCACGACGCAACCGGCCCAGACCCGATTGCGCGGCGATTTCGACGTCAATGCCCGCATCATGCGATTTTTGACGAACTATCTGAGCAACTACAACCATGGGAGCGTCGCGGACGTCATGGGCGCCTATGCGCCCCGAGTCGACTTCTTTGGTACGCCAAACAAGAGCAAGAGCAGCCTGTATAAAGACATGGCGGCGTATTTTGACCGCTGGCAAAAAAGAAGAAGCAGGCTGCACGATGATGTGCGCATCGTGAACACTGACGATCCGACCGTGAAGCGGGTGACGTTTTCCTATGATTTTTACCGGGAGCGCGGTGAAAAGGAAAAACAGAGCATCCAGACCAGGGGCTACTATAAAAGCCCAAAGGACAACAGATGGTGCTCTTCCGGCCTTGCCAATGATACGCTGACATTGAGGATTCTGAATAATTCCATACAAATCATCGGCGAAACGCAGAACGCCGTCACACTCGACAAGCCGAAAAACACCTGCAACGTCATTCCGTAA